A stretch of the Archangium violaceum genome encodes the following:
- a CDS encoding response regulator: protein MIMGYEVIHAHDGLEALELTGRQRPNLIVTDWMMPRLDGVELCWHILQEPRLHGIPITLHSTRRVPRTPGVWAVRSKVCPLKEFEDAVTQALDSSSEAALRPAPATVHA, encoded by the coding sequence ATGATCATGGGCTATGAGGTCATCCATGCGCACGATGGCCTCGAGGCCCTGGAGCTGACTGGCCGGCAGCGGCCGAACCTGATCGTAACGGATTGGATGATGCCTCGCCTGGATGGGGTCGAGCTCTGCTGGCACATCCTTCAGGAGCCCCGGCTCCACGGCATTCCCATCACCCTGCACAGCACCCGGCGAGTTCCCCGGACTCCAGGCGTCTGGGCGGTCCGCTCGAAGGTCTGCCCGTTGAAGGAGTTCGAGGATGCTGTGACCCAGGCGCTCGACAGTTCTTCCGAAGCCGCGCTGCGCCCTGCTCCGGCGACCGTCCACGCTTGA
- a CDS encoding GNAT family N-acetyltransferase: MSAAPLPPDMRYADDAADVAACYPLMRQLRPHLASEAEFLERWRRQTRAGYRLLVLWKEGQPLALAGFRVQDNLMHGPHLYVDDLVTSEAERGNGHGQRLITRLEEEGRALGCGKLLLDTALSNVLGHRFYYRAGLLATALRFSMPLG, encoded by the coding sequence ATGAGCGCGGCACCGCTTCCGCCCGACATGCGCTACGCGGATGACGCCGCCGATGTGGCCGCGTGCTACCCGCTCATGCGCCAACTCCGGCCGCATCTGGCCTCAGAGGCGGAGTTCCTCGAGAGGTGGCGCCGCCAGACCCGGGCTGGCTATCGCCTCCTGGTCCTGTGGAAGGAGGGTCAGCCGCTGGCGCTCGCGGGGTTCCGTGTACAGGACAACCTCATGCACGGTCCCCATCTCTACGTCGATGATCTCGTGACGTCGGAGGCCGAGCGCGGCAACGGACACGGGCAACGCCTGATAACGCGTCTGGAGGAAGAGGGCCGGGCGCTCGGCTGCGGGAAGCTCCTCCTCGATACGGCGTTGTCGAATGTGCTCGGCCACCGCTTCTACTACCGCGCAGGCCTGCTCGCAACGGCACTGCGCTTTTCCATGCCGCTGGGTTGA
- a CDS encoding rhamnogalacturonan lyase, with protein MLANPYLKIALSKPAGGTTPDGVAYTYEANDGSVADLDGDGEYELVLKWQPTNAKDNSQSGYTGNTLIDAYKLNGTRLWRIDLGKNIRASAHYTSMVVYDLDGDGRAEVMLKTADGTVDGKGTVIGSSSADHRNSSGYILSGPEYLTVFNGATGAAMATTNYLPARGTVSSWGDNYGNRVDRILVGVAYLDGTRPSAVFSRGYYTRAVIVAWDWRDGKLTQRWIHDSSTPGSGAYGEGAHWFSVADVNDDGKDDIIYGAATLNSDGRLLYRTGLGHGDALHVGVLNPNRGGKQVFMVHESPGTYGSNRGMEMHDAATGTDLWGYGSGADVGRGMCADINPADPGEECWSTAGTVLMSAAGVQISSTARPGSVNMAVWWDGDLSRELLDGVKIDKWVPSTLSLTRLLTASNHDAASNNGTKSNPVISADILGDWREEVVLRNNASTALLLFTTPLETSYRIPTLMHDPQYRVQVAGQNMGYNQPAHPSFFLGNGMSSVTLPALRTP; from the coding sequence GTGCTGGCCAACCCCTACCTCAAGATCGCGCTCTCCAAGCCCGCCGGTGGCACCACACCGGACGGTGTGGCCTACACCTACGAAGCCAATGACGGCTCGGTGGCCGATCTCGACGGCGACGGCGAATACGAGCTCGTGCTCAAGTGGCAGCCAACCAATGCCAAGGACAACTCCCAGTCAGGCTACACCGGCAACACCCTCATCGACGCCTACAAGCTCAACGGCACACGCCTGTGGCGTATCGATCTGGGAAAGAACATCCGCGCCAGTGCGCACTACACCTCGATGGTCGTGTATGACCTCGACGGGGACGGCAGGGCCGAAGTAATGCTCAAGACCGCTGACGGCACCGTGGACGGCAAGGGCACGGTGATCGGCTCCAGCTCGGCCGACCATCGCAACAGCTCCGGCTACATCCTCTCCGGCCCGGAATACCTGACCGTCTTCAACGGTGCCACCGGTGCCGCCATGGCCACCACCAACTACCTGCCCGCGCGCGGCACCGTGTCCAGCTGGGGCGACAACTACGGCAACCGCGTGGATCGCATCCTCGTCGGCGTGGCCTATCTCGACGGCACCCGGCCCTCCGCCGTGTTCTCTCGCGGCTACTACACCCGCGCGGTGATCGTGGCCTGGGACTGGCGTGACGGCAAGCTGACCCAGCGCTGGATCCACGACAGCTCGACCCCTGGTTCGGGCGCCTACGGCGAAGGCGCGCACTGGTTCAGCGTTGCCGATGTGAACGACGACGGCAAGGACGACATCATCTACGGCGCCGCCACGCTCAACAGCGACGGGCGCCTGCTCTACCGCACCGGCCTCGGCCACGGCGATGCGTTGCATGTCGGCGTACTCAACCCGAACCGCGGCGGCAAGCAAGTCTTCATGGTGCACGAGTCTCCGGGCACGTACGGCAGCAACCGCGGAATGGAAATGCATGATGCCGCCACCGGTACCGACCTGTGGGGCTACGGGTCGGGCGCGGACGTCGGCCGCGGCATGTGCGCGGACATCAACCCGGCCGATCCGGGAGAAGAGTGCTGGAGTACCGCCGGTACGGTGCTGATGAGCGCCGCGGGCGTGCAGATCTCCTCGACCGCGCGCCCGGGCAGCGTGAACATGGCCGTGTGGTGGGATGGGGACCTCTCACGCGAACTGCTCGATGGCGTGAAGATCGACAAATGGGTGCCCAGCACCCTGAGCCTGACCCGCCTGCTCACCGCTTCGAACCATGATGCCGCGTCCAACAACGGCACCAAGTCCAACCCGGTGATCTCCGCGGACATCCTCGGTGACTGGCGCGAAGAGGTCGTGCTGCGCAACAACGCCAGTACCGCCTTGCTGCTCTTCACCACCCCGCTCGAAACCAGCTACCGCATTCCGACGCTGATGCACGATCCGCAGTATCGTGTGCAGGTCGCCGGTCAGAACATGGGCTACAACCAGCCTGCCCACCCGAGCTTCTTTCTCGGCAACGGTATGAGCAGCGTAACCCTGCCAGCGCTCCGCACGCCCTGA
- a CDS encoding MarR family winged helix-turn-helix transcriptional regulator, with translation MSDLDVTPPQFSVLTMLVAYPGLSNADLARLSLLTPQTVSVIVANLERSGAISRRPHAVHGRIQHIDVTDKGAALLARCRERVRGLEQQLLEGLSADEERVIRRWLVGLAVEGEPED, from the coding sequence TTGTCGGATCTGGACGTGACGCCGCCGCAGTTCTCCGTGCTGACCATGCTGGTCGCGTACCCGGGCCTATCCAACGCCGACCTCGCCCGCTTGTCCCTGCTGACACCGCAGACGGTGAGCGTCATCGTGGCCAACCTGGAGCGGAGCGGCGCCATCAGCCGTCGGCCCCACGCCGTCCACGGACGCATCCAACACATCGATGTGACGGACAAGGGCGCGGCGCTCCTGGCTCGTTGTCGCGAGCGCGTCAGGGGGCTCGAGCAGCAACTCCTGGAGGGGCTGTCCGCCGACGAGGAGCGGGTGATTCGACGATGGCTGGTCGGTCTGGCGGTCGAGGGCGAGCCGGAGGATTGA
- a CDS encoding transposase, with translation MAVDADTQLIVAQEVGQSSSDARQLAPMVEQVEANTGLVPRELSADSGYLCQEDIEKVEDKGVECFIATGRDKHGEEAPPAPRGRPPKGLSFKERMKRKLRTKRGRKAYARRKVTAEPVIGQVKNGVLPRFSLRGLTRVRGEFSLACAVHNLKKLWKQGWELPSLAAQAA, from the coding sequence GTGGCGGTGGACGCGGACACGCAACTGATAGTGGCGCAGGAGGTTGGGCAGAGCAGCAGCGACGCTCGTCAGCTTGCCCCCATGGTGGAGCAGGTAGAGGCCAACACGGGGCTGGTGCCCAGGGAGCTGAGCGCGGACTCGGGCTACCTGTGCCAGGAGGACATTGAGAAGGTAGAGGACAAGGGCGTGGAGTGCTTCATCGCCACCGGGCGCGACAAGCATGGGGAGGAGGCGCCGCCGGCTCCGCGAGGGCGTCCGCCCAAGGGCCTGAGCTTCAAGGAGCGGATGAAGCGCAAACTGCGGACGAAGCGGGGACGCAAGGCGTATGCGCGGCGCAAGGTGACGGCCGAGCCAGTCATCGGTCAGGTGAAGAACGGAGTCCTACCGCGCTTCTCCCTGAGGGGCCTCACCAGGGTGCGAGGGGAATTCTCGCTGGCGTGCGCCGTCCACAACCTCAAGAAGCTGTGGAAGCAGGGCTGGGAGCTTCCCAGCCTGGCCGCGCAGGCCGCATAG
- a CDS encoding FMN-dependent NADH-azoreductase yields the protein MSTLLHMTVSPRGDASYSRRIGRELVARIGTARPDMRVIERDLARQPPPYPDSRFVEASLMPEDARGPAHVEALAFSEHLIGELEAADLVVIDTPMHNFTVPAPLKAWIDLVVRPRRTFRSTPAGKVGLLPDRPVLVVVACGGPFGDGPADQVDFLTPYLRYVLGTVGISTLHVLRLDNLLRGDTHVAHALERARTWIDMQAGQLGTRA from the coding sequence ATGAGCACGCTTCTCCACATGACCGTGAGCCCGCGAGGGGACGCCTCGTACAGCCGGAGGATCGGCCGCGAGCTCGTCGCGCGCATTGGCACCGCCCGGCCAGACATGCGAGTCATTGAACGCGATCTCGCCCGCCAGCCGCCACCATATCCGGACAGCCGGTTCGTCGAGGCGAGCCTGATGCCCGAGGACGCACGTGGACCGGCGCACGTCGAGGCGCTCGCGTTTTCGGAGCACCTCATTGGTGAGCTGGAGGCCGCCGACCTCGTCGTCATCGACACACCGATGCACAACTTCACCGTGCCCGCACCGCTGAAGGCGTGGATCGATCTGGTGGTGCGTCCGCGCCGCACGTTTCGCAGCACGCCGGCGGGAAAGGTGGGACTGCTTCCAGACCGTCCCGTACTGGTGGTGGTGGCGTGCGGCGGTCCATTTGGCGATGGGCCAGCGGACCAGGTGGACTTCCTCACACCGTACCTGCGCTACGTGCTCGGCACCGTCGGCATCTCCACCCTCCATGTGCTGCGCCTCGACAACCTCCTTCGGGGCGACACGCACGTGGCGCACGCGCTCGAGCGGGCACGCACGTGGATCGACATGCAGGCAGGGCAGCTGGGGACCCGGGCCTGA
- a CDS encoding methyl-accepting chemotaxis protein: MAPRSPGGSLAVCLLFCFFVARVISRPLGEAVRVADRIAEGDLTVRISTEARDETGRLLMALERMVRKLAQVIGEVREGANALASASAQVSLSSQNLSQGTGEQASSVEQATSSLEQMTASITQNRDHGHRMERMAVQGAATRRRAARR; encoded by the coding sequence GTGGCTCCTCGGAGTCCTGGGGGCAGCCTCGCCGTGTGCCTGCTGTTCTGCTTCTTCGTCGCCCGGGTGATCTCCAGACCACTGGGAGAGGCGGTGAGGGTGGCGGACCGCATCGCCGAGGGGGACCTCACGGTGCGCATCTCCACGGAGGCGCGAGACGAGACGGGCCGGCTGCTGATGGCCCTGGAGCGCATGGTACGCAAGCTCGCCCAGGTCATTGGCGAGGTGCGCGAGGGCGCCAACGCGTTGGCCTCGGCATCGGCCCAGGTGTCGCTCTCCTCGCAGAACCTGTCGCAGGGAACCGGCGAGCAGGCCAGCAGCGTGGAGCAGGCCACCTCCAGCCTGGAGCAGATGACGGCCAGCATCACCCAGAACCGCGACCACGGCCACCGGATGGAGCGGATGGCCGTGCAGGGCGCCGCGACGCGGAGGAGAGCGGCACGGCGGTGA
- a CDS encoding methyl-accepting chemotaxis protein → MKETVEAMGSIAEKLFIIEEIAYQTNLLALNAAIEAARAGAHGKGFAVVATEVRKLAERSRTAAREISGLASGSVEVATRSGRLLEELVPSIQKTADLVQEVVAASVEQAGGVTQPNKVMGHVDQVTQRNALASEEMAATVEELSAQAEALLRLVSFFHVGDGSERGGAHPIYRSSAGAPGHRQKMAA, encoded by the coding sequence GTGAAGGAGACGGTGGAGGCGATGGGCTCCATCGCGGAGAAGCTCTTCATCATCGAGGAGATCGCCTACCAGACGAACCTGCTGGCGCTCAACGCGGCCATCGAGGCGGCGAGGGCGGGAGCGCACGGCAAGGGCTTCGCTGTGGTGGCCACGGAGGTGCGCAAGCTGGCGGAGCGCAGCCGGACGGCGGCGCGGGAGATCTCCGGGCTGGCCTCCGGAAGCGTGGAGGTGGCGACGCGCTCGGGGCGGTTGCTGGAAGAGCTGGTGCCGTCCATCCAGAAGACGGCGGATCTGGTGCAGGAGGTGGTGGCGGCGTCGGTGGAGCAGGCCGGCGGGGTGACCCAACCGAACAAGGTCATGGGGCACGTGGACCAGGTGACGCAGCGCAATGCCTTGGCCTCCGAGGAGATGGCAGCCACGGTGGAGGAGCTGTCGGCGCAGGCCGAGGCGCTGCTGCGGTTGGTGTCCTTCTTCCACGTGGGGGATGGCTCCGAGCGCGGCGGTGCTCATCCCATCTACCGCTCGTCCGCGGGCGCCCCGGGGCACCGTCAGAAGATGGCGGCATGA
- a CDS encoding trifunctional serine/threonine-protein kinase/ATP-binding protein/sensor histidine kinase, with protein MLDIPGYRVLGTIRATGSNVLFQAMREADGMPVIIKTPMAPTPGPSERERYRREFGILQRLKDVRGVARPYACERIRERPILLLEKIQGETLSESLGKALDIPRCLHIAISLASTLAQIHARNVIHKDIKPSNIIVEPSGEARLIDFGVATLQKVEHLDAAASHLIEGTLAYMSPEQTGRMNRAVDYRTDFYSLGVTLYELLSGQRPFHGRDALEWFHAHMAQSPKPLSELNPEVPPALSAVVLKLLAKVAEERYQSAEGLKADLERCRDGLSRNALVDFSPGANDTPSRFQLPQRLYGREAQVSTLLEGFERVLLHGKPELFLVSGYSGIGKSAVVHELHKPVVQRRGFFLSGKFDQFQRDIPYSTLAQAIRGLVQQLLAGTDEDIARWRHQVNQTWGSHGQALVDLVPQLEVVVGKQPPLQELPPTEARHRLYRVIRQFLQVFATPEHPLVMFLDDLQWADLASLKLIQLLLSESETPPVQWIGAYRDNEVSPSHPLVPVLEEVRKADARVTDIRLEPLNADQVTQLVRDTLPGVEENMAAALSALVHEKTGGNPFFLLQLMVTLNQDGLLVREPGGGWRWNAEGVRSKDYSDNVVDFMLDKLRQFPAGTQHLLQLAACVGNTFSVQMLGTLADLEELGDVEQRLEPALQEGILTRVGPEQYRFLHDRIQQAAHTLSSEEERKAIHLRIGRLLLRRLSQEEVNDKIFDVVSQLNAGVELLHEPSGRHQVARLNAQAGKKAEAAVAPRPAITYFTTAFALIPGDPWETDYALAFQVRLARARCELQVGNTAEARRLAEELLSRARDHEDATAASSLKSASLLAEGDPQGSITCMRECLAKLGISLSSHPTGEEAAAAYEEVHTLLGGRSVESLLELPLMTDPDMKRVMRALSTLWEAAYVANANLLIIVLSRMVSLTLRHGFTADAVPGFGWLGGIAGSGFKQYQEGLTLGLLARGFVERYDLTALRTTAFLSLHLITNWTQPLSVSQELLLSCFQHGLQSGDFVKASYGSISFLEVRLAMGQNLEDISKDVLSRGEFVRKAGLKDPQDIIACFQAYVQQLRGGSLSFDTLSGNGFDEQAFEATLTPQRMGTTRCEYWLIKLQSRFMCGAYREALEAANKAAELLWGVVGSITGREYHLYRALALAACFEGATPEEQPKFLEDIERHRQQLAEWAEQCSENFRAAERMVAGERARLESKPDEATRAYEEAIRSARESGATQLVGLASELAASFWRTRQAPIVAHAFAREARAAYLHWGALGKVEHLDAQWPQLQASSVTEGTDTSSTNSTRIDALTVVKAQQAISGEIVLERLVATLMRAAIENAGAQRGALLLPTGDTLTVAATSDASPDSLSVSPSEDSKHALPWTILSYVRRTREPVLIGDASKPHPFSSDPYLAGSKARSVLCLPLMRQEQFSGVLYLENNLATNAFSPSRMALLGHIASQAAISIENARLYADVQQAKAQLRRANDELEQRVEERTRELKQAQARLVDTARQVGMAEIASNVLHNAGNVLTSAVINMETMYRAVGASRVGRLKQATSLLLEHRSSLADFLAPGSRGGHLPDYLAALSDELMREQTQLLEDLDAMSRHVEHIRAIVQVQQTYARTSLMTEECDLGQLIEDGLRIQQPALQRHGVEVQRELSPLPRVKVDKHKVLQILINLINNAKQALDAMPEGQRHLRVTLVADGKLARIQVVDDGAGIAPEIRHKLFSHGFTTRKEGHGFGLHSSALAAQLLDGRLTLESEGPGKGAVATLELPLS; from the coding sequence ATGTTGGACATTCCGGGTTACCGAGTGCTGGGCACCATTCGAGCCACCGGCTCGAACGTGCTCTTCCAGGCCATGCGTGAGGCCGACGGCATGCCCGTCATCATCAAAACCCCCATGGCTCCCACTCCGGGGCCCAGCGAGCGCGAGCGCTACCGCCGCGAGTTCGGCATCCTCCAGCGCCTCAAGGATGTGCGCGGCGTCGCACGGCCCTACGCCTGCGAGCGCATCCGCGAGCGCCCCATCCTCCTGCTCGAGAAAATCCAAGGTGAGACGCTCTCCGAGTCCCTGGGCAAGGCCCTGGACATTCCTCGCTGCCTCCACATCGCCATCTCCCTGGCCTCCACCCTGGCCCAGATCCACGCGCGCAACGTCATCCACAAGGACATCAAGCCCTCCAACATCATCGTCGAGCCTTCCGGCGAGGCGCGCCTCATCGACTTCGGCGTGGCCACCCTCCAGAAGGTCGAGCACCTGGATGCGGCTGCCTCTCACCTCATTGAAGGCACTCTGGCCTACATGTCCCCGGAGCAAACCGGGCGCATGAACCGCGCGGTGGACTACCGCACCGACTTCTACTCCCTGGGCGTCACCCTCTACGAGCTGCTCTCCGGCCAGCGTCCTTTCCACGGCCGTGATGCGCTCGAGTGGTTCCACGCTCACATGGCCCAGAGCCCCAAGCCTCTGAGCGAGCTCAACCCCGAGGTGCCTCCGGCCCTGTCCGCCGTCGTGCTCAAGCTGCTGGCCAAGGTGGCCGAGGAGCGTTACCAGAGCGCAGAGGGCCTCAAGGCCGACCTGGAGCGCTGCCGCGACGGGCTGAGCCGGAACGCGCTGGTGGATTTCTCGCCCGGCGCCAACGACACCCCCAGCCGCTTCCAGCTGCCCCAGCGCCTCTACGGCCGCGAGGCTCAGGTCTCCACCTTGCTCGAAGGCTTCGAGCGTGTCCTCTTGCATGGGAAGCCCGAGCTGTTCCTGGTGAGCGGCTACTCGGGCATCGGCAAGTCCGCCGTGGTGCACGAGCTGCACAAGCCCGTGGTTCAGCGGCGCGGCTTCTTCCTCAGCGGCAAGTTCGATCAGTTCCAGCGCGACATCCCCTACTCCACCCTCGCTCAGGCCATCCGCGGCCTGGTTCAGCAGCTGCTGGCCGGCACCGATGAGGACATTGCCCGGTGGCGCCATCAGGTGAATCAGACATGGGGGAGTCACGGCCAGGCGCTGGTGGATCTGGTCCCCCAGCTGGAGGTGGTGGTGGGCAAGCAGCCCCCGCTCCAGGAGCTGCCTCCCACCGAGGCCCGACACCGGTTGTATCGGGTCATCCGCCAGTTCCTGCAGGTGTTCGCCACCCCTGAGCACCCGCTGGTGATGTTCCTGGACGACCTGCAGTGGGCGGACCTGGCCAGCCTCAAGCTCATCCAGCTTCTGCTGTCCGAATCGGAAACACCCCCGGTGCAGTGGATTGGCGCCTACCGCGACAACGAGGTGAGCCCTTCCCACCCCCTGGTCCCAGTGCTGGAGGAGGTGCGCAAGGCCGACGCACGCGTGACGGACATCCGGCTGGAACCCCTGAACGCTGATCAGGTGACGCAGCTGGTGCGGGATACCCTCCCAGGGGTGGAAGAGAACATGGCGGCCGCCCTCTCGGCGCTGGTGCACGAGAAGACCGGCGGCAACCCCTTCTTCCTCCTGCAGCTCATGGTGACGCTCAACCAGGACGGCCTGCTGGTTCGCGAGCCCGGCGGCGGCTGGCGCTGGAATGCCGAAGGCGTCCGCTCCAAGGACTACTCCGACAACGTCGTCGACTTCATGCTCGACAAGCTGCGCCAGTTCCCCGCCGGCACTCAGCACCTGCTCCAGCTGGCCGCCTGTGTCGGCAACACCTTCTCCGTCCAGATGCTGGGCACCCTCGCCGACCTGGAGGAGTTGGGGGACGTGGAGCAGCGGCTGGAGCCCGCGCTCCAGGAAGGCATTCTGACGCGTGTGGGGCCGGAGCAATACCGCTTCCTTCACGACCGCATCCAACAGGCGGCCCACACGCTCAGCTCCGAAGAAGAGCGCAAGGCCATTCATCTGCGTATCGGCCGGCTGTTGCTGCGGCGCCTGTCCCAGGAGGAGGTGAACGACAAGATCTTCGACGTGGTGAGCCAGCTCAACGCCGGGGTGGAGCTGCTCCACGAGCCCTCGGGACGTCACCAGGTGGCACGGCTCAACGCCCAGGCCGGAAAGAAGGCTGAGGCCGCGGTGGCACCTCGCCCCGCCATCACCTACTTCACCACGGCCTTCGCCCTCATTCCCGGGGACCCCTGGGAAACGGACTACGCGCTGGCCTTCCAGGTGCGGCTGGCGCGTGCCCGGTGCGAGCTCCAGGTCGGCAATACCGCCGAGGCGCGCCGCCTGGCGGAGGAGCTCCTCTCTCGGGCCCGCGACCACGAGGACGCCACGGCTGCCTCCTCTCTGAAGAGCGCTTCCCTTCTGGCCGAGGGCGACCCGCAGGGCTCCATCACCTGCATGCGGGAGTGCCTGGCGAAGCTGGGCATCTCCCTGTCTTCACACCCCACGGGCGAAGAGGCGGCCGCCGCCTACGAGGAAGTCCATACGCTGCTTGGAGGCCGCTCCGTCGAGAGTCTCCTCGAGCTGCCGCTCATGACCGACCCGGACATGAAGCGGGTGATGCGTGCCCTCTCCACACTCTGGGAAGCGGCCTATGTCGCGAACGCCAACCTGCTCATCATCGTCCTGAGCCGGATGGTCTCGCTCACCCTCCGTCATGGCTTTACAGCCGATGCGGTGCCTGGCTTCGGCTGGCTCGGAGGAATAGCGGGCTCTGGCTTCAAGCAGTACCAGGAAGGACTGACCCTGGGCCTGCTCGCCCGAGGCTTCGTCGAGCGGTACGACTTGACCGCCCTCCGGACGACCGCGTTCTTGAGCCTGCATCTCATCACCAACTGGACCCAGCCCCTCTCCGTCTCCCAGGAACTCCTCCTGAGCTGCTTCCAACACGGGCTCCAGTCGGGCGACTTCGTCAAAGCCAGCTACGGCTCCATCTCGTTCCTGGAAGTCCGCCTGGCCATGGGGCAGAACCTGGAGGACATCTCCAAGGATGTGCTCAGCCGCGGCGAGTTCGTGCGGAAGGCCGGTCTCAAGGATCCGCAGGACATCATCGCCTGTTTCCAGGCCTACGTTCAGCAACTGCGCGGGGGCTCGCTCTCGTTCGACACGCTGAGCGGGAACGGCTTCGACGAGCAGGCCTTCGAGGCCACGCTGACCCCCCAGCGCATGGGCACCACGCGGTGCGAGTACTGGCTCATCAAGCTCCAGTCTCGCTTCATGTGCGGCGCCTACCGGGAGGCGCTCGAAGCAGCGAACAAGGCGGCCGAGCTCCTCTGGGGCGTCGTGGGCAGCATCACCGGCAGGGAGTACCACCTCTACCGCGCGCTGGCCCTGGCAGCCTGCTTCGAGGGAGCCACGCCCGAGGAGCAGCCGAAGTTCCTTGAGGACATTGAGCGCCACCGGCAGCAACTGGCGGAGTGGGCGGAGCAGTGCTCCGAGAACTTCCGCGCGGCCGAGCGGATGGTAGCTGGCGAGCGGGCCCGCCTCGAAAGCAAGCCGGACGAGGCAACCCGCGCGTACGAGGAGGCCATCCGTTCAGCGAGAGAGAGCGGGGCCACACAGCTCGTGGGTTTGGCCAGCGAGCTGGCGGCGAGCTTCTGGCGCACGCGGCAGGCCCCCATCGTCGCCCATGCCTTCGCGCGGGAGGCGCGCGCCGCGTACCTGCACTGGGGCGCCCTGGGCAAGGTCGAGCACCTGGATGCGCAGTGGCCTCAGCTCCAAGCGTCGTCGGTCACCGAAGGTACGGATACCAGCAGCACGAACTCGACCCGGATCGACGCGCTCACGGTCGTCAAAGCCCAACAGGCCATCTCCGGTGAGATCGTCCTGGAGCGCCTGGTGGCCACGCTGATGCGCGCCGCCATCGAGAACGCCGGGGCGCAGCGAGGCGCCCTGCTGCTGCCCACGGGCGACACGCTCACGGTGGCGGCCACCTCCGATGCTTCTCCGGACAGCCTCTCTGTCTCCCCCAGCGAGGACTCCAAGCACGCACTGCCGTGGACGATCCTGTCGTACGTGCGGCGCACCCGGGAGCCGGTGCTCATCGGCGATGCCTCCAAGCCCCACCCCTTCTCTTCCGACCCCTACCTGGCTGGCAGCAAGGCGCGCTCCGTCCTGTGCCTTCCCCTCATGCGCCAGGAGCAGTTCTCCGGAGTCCTCTATCTGGAGAACAACCTGGCCACCAACGCCTTCAGCCCCTCTCGCATGGCCCTGCTGGGTCACATCGCCTCCCAGGCCGCCATCTCCATCGAGAACGCTCGCCTCTACGCCGACGTCCAACAAGCCAAGGCGCAGCTGCGCAGGGCCAATGACGAGCTGGAGCAGCGCGTGGAGGAGCGCACGCGCGAGTTGAAGCAGGCCCAGGCCCGGCTGGTGGACACCGCTCGCCAGGTGGGCATGGCGGAGATCGCCTCCAACGTCCTTCACAACGCCGGCAACGTGCTCACCAGCGCCGTCATCAACATGGAGACCATGTACCGCGCCGTGGGCGCTTCCCGCGTCGGCAGGCTCAAGCAGGCCACCTCCCTGCTGCTGGAACACCGCTCCAGCCTGGCCGACTTCCTGGCCCCAGGCTCTCGCGGTGGCCACCTGCCCGACTACCTCGCCGCTCTCTCTGACGAGCTGATGCGCGAGCAGACACAGCTGCTGGAGGACCTGGATGCCATGAGCCGACATGTCGAGCACATCCGCGCCATCGTCCAGGTCCAGCAGACCTATGCCAGAACTTCCCTGATGACCGAGGAGTGCGACCTGGGTCAGCTCATCGAGGATGGCCTGCGCATCCAGCAGCCGGCGCTCCAGCGCCACGGCGTGGAAGTCCAGCGCGAGCTATCGCCGCTGCCCCGAGTGAAGGTGGACAAGCACAAGGTGCTGCAGATCCTCATCAACCTCATCAACAATGCCAAGCAAGCGTTGGATGCAATGCCTGAAGGCCAGCGCCACCTGCGCGTGACGCTGGTGGCCGACGGCAAGCTGGCGCGCATCCAGGTGGTGGACGATGGGGCGGGCATTGCCCCAGAGATCCGCCATAAACTCTTCTCCCACGGCTTCACCACTCGCAAGGAGGGCCATGGCTTCGGCCTGCACTCCAGCGCTCTGGCCGCGCAGTTGCTGGACGGGCGCCTCACCCTGGAGAGCGAAGGCCCAGGCAAGGGCGCCGTAGCCACATTGGAGTTGCCCCTCAGCTGA
- a CDS encoding carboxymuconolactone decarboxylase family protein codes for MPNPHARQEWADFKRIAPAANAAILALGQAVGQSGLEKDLLELVKLRASQINGCAFCVQYHLNIARTLEVPQPKLDLLAVWRDAGVFSERERAALEWTELLTDIAGQEVSDEAYAAVSARFSDTELAFLTTAIGTINVWNRIGIAFRFSPPLPQQTTTGGAA; via the coding sequence ATGCCGAATCCGCACGCCCGCCAGGAATGGGCGGACTTCAAGCGCATCGCCCCCGCCGCCAATGCCGCCATCCTCGCGCTTGGGCAGGCCGTCGGGCAGTCGGGACTTGAGAAGGACCTGCTGGAGCTGGTCAAGCTGCGCGCCTCGCAGATCAACGGGTGCGCCTTCTGCGTGCAGTACCATCTGAACATCGCGCGCACCCTCGAGGTACCCCAACCGAAGCTGGATCTGCTCGCCGTGTGGCGCGACGCGGGCGTCTTCTCGGAGCGTGAACGCGCCGCGCTGGAGTGGACGGAGCTGCTCACCGACATCGCGGGCCAGGAGGTGTCCGACGAAGCCTATGCCGCGGTCTCGGCACGCTTCTCGGACACCGAGCTGGCCTTCCTGACGACGGCGATCGGCACCATCAACGTCTGGAACCGCATCGGCATCGCCTTCCGCTTCTCGCCACCCCTCCCCCAGCAGACAACGACAGGGGGTGCGGCATGA